One genomic segment of Streptomyces liangshanensis includes these proteins:
- a CDS encoding SgcJ/EcaC family oxidoreductase, translating into MSEGRTEDVAAIRAVLVASYRAWDAGDADGMVADYTADATAIMTGSLRDSRDAIRRSMALAFDGPLKGSSTANKQLSLRFLGEVGAIVVSESGILFAGETEVPDARKVNATWVLEKRDGRWLIAAYHNSPAPAPAN; encoded by the coding sequence ATGTCAGAGGGTCGTACGGAAGACGTGGCGGCGATCAGGGCCGTGCTGGTCGCCTCCTACCGGGCGTGGGACGCCGGCGACGCCGACGGCATGGTCGCCGACTACACCGCGGACGCCACCGCCATCATGACCGGTTCGCTCCGCGACAGCCGTGACGCGATCCGGCGGAGCATGGCGCTGGCCTTCGACGGGCCGCTCAAGGGCAGCTCGACCGCCAACAAGCAGCTCAGCCTCCGCTTCCTCGGCGAGGTCGGCGCGATCGTTGTCAGCGAGTCCGGCATCCTCTTCGCCGGCGAGACCGAGGTCCCGGACGCCCGCAAGGTGAACGCGACCTGGGTGCTGGAGAAGCGGGACGGCCGGTGGCTGATCGCCGCCTACCACAACAGCCCGGCGCCGGCGCCGGCGAACTGA
- the pcrA gene encoding DNA helicase PcrA codes for MSSLFDDSFLADLQPSGDEHPPPPEDQDREPPERIPDDLFGGVFDVPPPRDPYHRDGAPRTVVDPAALLEGLNEEQRAAVVHTGSPLLIVAGAGSGKTRVLTHRIAHLLGTRSVHPGEILAITFTNKAAGEMKERVEQLVGPRARAMWVLTFHSACVRILRRESKKLGFTSSFSIYDAADSKRLMALVCRDLDLDPKRHPPKAFSAQVSNLKNELIDEETYADRAADGFEKTLAEAYRMYQSRLREANALDFDDIIMTTVHLLQAFPDVAEHYRRRFRHVLVDEYQDTNHAQYTLVRELVGPSGEGDDPAELCVVGDADQSIYAFRGATIRNILQFEEDYPDARTILLEQNYRSTQTILSAANAVIERNESRRPKNLWTNAGAGALITGYVADTEHDEAQFVAEEIDRLTDAGDAKAGDVAIFYRTNAQSRVFEEIFIRVGLPYKVVGGVRFYERKEVRDVLAYLRVLANPEDTVPLRRILNVPKRGIGDRAEAMIDALSLREKITFPQALRRVDEAYGMAARSSNAVKRFNTLMEELRTVVESGAGPATVLEAVLERTGYLAELQASTDPQDETRIENLQELAAVALEFEQERAQAEGAAAAAADGTGGDGAAGAPAAPTTTGTLAEFLERVALVADSDQIPDEDVDGSGVITLMTLHTAKGLEFPVVFLTGLEDGVFPHMRALGQVKELEEERRLAYVGITRARERLYLTRSSMRSAWGQPAYNPPSRFLEEIPGQHLEWKRTGAQIPAGPTSGITSSLSSSAARSRSGGASGFATRRTADKPVIALVVGDRVTHDQFGLGTVMAVTGTGADAQATVDFGDEKPKRLLLRYAPVEKL; via the coding sequence ATGAGCAGCCTCTTTGACGACAGCTTCCTGGCGGACCTCCAGCCCTCCGGGGACGAGCACCCGCCGCCGCCCGAGGACCAGGACCGGGAGCCGCCGGAGCGGATCCCCGACGACCTCTTCGGAGGTGTATTCGACGTGCCACCGCCCCGCGATCCGTACCACCGTGACGGCGCCCCGCGCACGGTCGTGGACCCGGCCGCGCTGCTCGAAGGGCTCAACGAGGAGCAGCGCGCGGCCGTCGTCCACACCGGCTCGCCCCTGCTCATCGTGGCCGGCGCCGGGTCGGGCAAGACCCGCGTCCTGACCCACCGGATCGCGCACCTGCTGGGCACCCGCAGCGTGCACCCCGGCGAGATACTGGCCATCACGTTCACGAACAAGGCCGCGGGCGAGATGAAGGAGCGGGTCGAGCAGCTCGTCGGCCCCCGGGCGCGGGCCATGTGGGTGCTGACCTTCCACAGCGCGTGTGTACGGATCCTGCGCCGCGAGTCCAAGAAGCTCGGGTTCACCTCGTCCTTCTCGATCTACGACGCGGCCGACTCCAAGCGCCTGATGGCGCTCGTCTGCCGCGATCTGGACCTGGACCCCAAGCGGCACCCCCCGAAGGCGTTCAGCGCCCAGGTATCGAACCTGAAGAACGAGCTGATCGACGAGGAGACGTACGCCGACCGGGCCGCCGACGGCTTCGAGAAGACGCTCGCCGAGGCCTACCGGATGTACCAGTCGCGCCTGCGCGAGGCCAACGCGCTGGACTTCGACGACATCATCATGACCACCGTCCACCTGCTCCAGGCGTTCCCGGACGTCGCCGAGCACTACCGGCGGCGCTTCCGGCACGTCCTGGTGGACGAGTACCAGGACACGAACCACGCGCAGTACACCCTCGTACGGGAGCTGGTGGGCCCCTCCGGGGAGGGCGACGACCCGGCCGAGCTGTGTGTGGTCGGTGACGCCGACCAGTCCATCTACGCCTTCCGGGGCGCCACGATCCGTAACATCCTCCAGTTCGAGGAGGACTACCCGGACGCGCGCACGATCCTGCTGGAGCAGAACTACCGCTCGACGCAGACGATCCTCAGCGCGGCCAACGCGGTCATCGAGCGCAACGAGAGCCGCCGGCCCAAGAACCTGTGGACGAACGCGGGCGCGGGCGCCCTGATCACGGGCTATGTCGCCGACACCGAGCACGACGAGGCGCAGTTCGTCGCCGAGGAGATCGACCGGCTGACGGACGCGGGCGACGCCAAGGCGGGCGACGTCGCGATCTTCTACCGGACGAACGCGCAGTCGCGTGTCTTCGAGGAGATCTTCATCCGGGTCGGCCTGCCCTACAAGGTCGTCGGCGGGGTGCGGTTCTACGAGCGCAAGGAGGTCCGCGACGTGCTGGCCTACCTGCGCGTGCTGGCCAACCCCGAGGACACGGTCCCGCTGCGCCGGATCCTCAACGTGCCCAAGCGCGGCATCGGGGACCGCGCGGAGGCGATGATCGACGCGCTCTCGCTGCGGGAGAAGATCACCTTCCCGCAGGCGCTGCGGCGCGTGGACGAGGCGTACGGCATGGCGGCCCGCTCGTCGAACGCGGTCAAGCGCTTCAACACGCTGATGGAGGAGCTCCGTACGGTCGTGGAGTCCGGCGCGGGACCCGCGACGGTCCTGGAGGCCGTGCTCGAACGGACCGGCTACCTGGCGGAGTTGCAGGCCTCGACCGACCCCCAGGACGAGACCCGGATCGAGAACCTGCAGGAATTGGCCGCGGTGGCCCTGGAGTTCGAGCAGGAGCGCGCGCAGGCCGAAGGCGCGGCGGCGGCCGCCGCTGACGGAACAGGCGGTGACGGGGCGGCCGGCGCGCCCGCCGCCCCGACCACCACCGGCACGCTCGCCGAGTTCCTGGAGCGGGTGGCGCTGGTCGCCGACTCTGACCAGATCCCCGACGAGGACGTGGACGGCTCCGGTGTCATCACGCTGATGACGCTGCACACCGCCAAGGGCCTGGAGTTCCCCGTGGTGTTCCTGACGGGCCTGGAGGACGGCGTGTTCCCGCACATGCGCGCCCTCGGCCAGGTCAAGGAGCTGGAGGAGGAGCGCCGACTCGCGTACGTGGGCATCACCCGCGCCCGCGAGCGCCTCTACCTGACCCGCTCCTCCATGCGGAGCGCCTGGGGACAGCCCGCGTACAACCCGCCGTCGCGGTTCCTGGAGGAGATCCCGGGACAGCACCTGGAGTGGAAGCGGACGGGCGCGCAGATCCCGGCGGGCCCCACGTCCGGGATCACGTCCTCGCTGTCGTCGAGCGCCGCGCGCTCGCGGTCGGGCGGCGCGTCGGGCTTCGCCACGCGGCGTACGGCCGACAAGCCGGTCATCGCCCTGGTGGTGGGGGACCGGGTGACGCACGACCAGTTCGGGCTCGGCACGGTCATGGCCGTGACGGGCACGGGCGCGGACGCGCAGGCGACGGTGGACTTCGGGGACGAGAAGCCCAAGCGGCTGCTGCTGCGGTACGCGCCGGTCGAGAAGCTGTAG
- a CDS encoding response regulator transcription factor, with the protein MSGEGVQAEGTAGTPGDPAEGGAGRHARVVLVDDHRMFRTGVQAEIGRTEQTGVEVVGEAADVDQAVTVITATRPEVVLLDVHLPGGGGVEVLRRCAPLMAAAENPVRFLALSVSDAAEDVIGVIRGGARGYVTKTITGTDLVDSIFRVQDGDAVFSPRLAGFVLDAFASSDAPPVDEDMDRLTQREREVLRLIARGYAYKEIAKQLFISVKTVESHVSAVLRKLQLSNRHELTRWATARRLV; encoded by the coding sequence ATGAGCGGCGAAGGCGTACAGGCCGAGGGCACCGCGGGCACGCCGGGGGATCCGGCGGAGGGCGGCGCGGGGCGGCACGCGCGGGTGGTGCTCGTCGACGACCACCGGATGTTCCGTACCGGGGTGCAGGCCGAGATCGGCCGCACCGAGCAGACCGGCGTCGAGGTGGTCGGCGAGGCCGCCGACGTCGACCAGGCCGTCACGGTGATCACGGCGACCCGCCCCGAGGTCGTCCTCCTCGACGTCCACCTGCCGGGCGGCGGCGGCGTCGAGGTGTTGCGCCGCTGCGCGCCGCTGATGGCGGCGGCGGAGAACCCGGTGCGGTTCCTGGCGCTGTCCGTGTCGGACGCCGCGGAGGACGTCATCGGGGTGATCAGGGGCGGCGCCCGCGGCTATGTCACGAAGACGATCACCGGGACCGACCTGGTCGACTCGATCTTCCGGGTGCAGGACGGCGACGCGGTCTTCTCGCCCCGGCTGGCCGGGTTCGTCCTGGACGCCTTCGCGTCCTCGGACGCGCCGCCGGTCGACGAGGACATGGACCGGCTGACGCAGCGGGAGCGGGAGGTGCTGCGGCTGATCGCCCGGGGGTACGCGTACAAGGAGATCGCGAAGCAGCTGTTCATCTCGGTGAAGACGGTCGAGTCGCACGTGTCGGCGGTGCTGCGCAAGCTCCAGCTGTCGAACCGGCACGAGCTGACGCGCTGGGCGACGGCCCGCAGGCTGGTCTGA
- a CDS encoding sigma-70 family RNA polymerase sigma factor — MTAGEDGFAGRIEPFRNELLAYCYRMLGSAHDAEDLVQDTYLRAWRARERYDDTRSSLRTWLYRIATNVCLTALEARGRRPLPSGLVAASDPLGPLVRGENPWLQPLPDALVTAVDPAAAAIDRSSLRLAFAAALQHLSARQRGALILRDVLGFSAFEAAGILGTSTVSVNSSLQRARARLKETGVGQERLGEPSAAEQRAWVDRYMTAFERADVEGLKRLLTEDVLMEMPPMLNWFTGRGGYGLFMEWVFEAAGTDWRLEPLTANGGQPGFAAYQRAGDGYRLHTLQVFTVTAEGISRNSVFQDPEVFAAFGLPTELEDLSNAKTSPDRGAMSSDPGAGM; from the coding sequence GTGACGGCAGGCGAGGACGGTTTCGCGGGCCGGATCGAACCGTTCCGCAACGAGCTGCTGGCTTACTGCTACCGGATGCTGGGCTCCGCCCACGACGCCGAGGACCTGGTCCAGGACACGTACCTGCGGGCCTGGCGGGCGCGGGAGCGGTACGACGACACCCGCAGTTCGCTGCGCACCTGGCTCTACCGGATCGCGACGAACGTCTGCCTGACCGCTCTGGAGGCCCGCGGCCGCCGCCCCCTGCCGTCGGGGCTGGTGGCCGCGTCGGATCCGCTCGGGCCGCTCGTCCGGGGGGAGAATCCCTGGCTCCAGCCCCTGCCGGACGCCCTGGTGACGGCGGTCGATCCGGCCGCGGCCGCGATCGACCGCAGCAGCCTGCGTCTCGCGTTCGCGGCTGCCCTCCAGCATCTGTCGGCGCGTCAGCGCGGCGCGCTGATCCTGCGGGACGTGCTGGGTTTCTCCGCGTTCGAGGCGGCGGGGATCCTCGGTACGAGCACGGTGTCGGTGAACAGTTCGCTGCAACGGGCGCGGGCGCGGCTCAAGGAGACCGGGGTGGGGCAGGAACGTCTCGGCGAGCCGTCCGCGGCCGAGCAGCGCGCCTGGGTCGACCGCTATATGACGGCGTTCGAGCGGGCCGACGTGGAGGGGCTCAAGCGGCTGCTCACCGAGGACGTGCTCATGGAGATGCCGCCGATGCTCAACTGGTTCACCGGCCGCGGCGGTTACGGGCTGTTCATGGAGTGGGTCTTCGAGGCGGCCGGAACGGACTGGCGGCTGGAGCCCCTCACGGCCAACGGCGGCCAGCCCGGGTTCGCCGCCTACCAGCGGGCCGGTGACGGCTACCGGTTGCACACGCTCCAGGTCTTCACCGTCACCGCCGAAGGCATCAGCCGGAACTCGGTCTTCCAGGATCCCGAGGTCTTCGCGGCCTTCGGCCTGCCGACCGAACTCGAAGACCTCTCGAACGCGAAGACATCTCCTGACCGGGGCGCGATGAGTTCCGACCCCGGCGCCGGTATGTAG
- a CDS encoding ATP-binding protein — protein sequence MPAAPPRSAPPSYSRAPAPEDQPTRKLYRSADGRLLGGVARGLAGHMGLPVVWVRLVFLGLFFAEGLGALLYAVFWIVVPLGVGGTTTGPRSLFETSPDGRRRLRKPDKGQVFALVALVIGAAVFVGNVNLGRNHADRYIWPTLLIGAGVVLVWRQADNARRARWTDVGRRRRLLQLARGFAGVALVGLGLAVFMVVRGAAAQLGNVLTGAIAVVAGVALLMGPWLVRMTQDLSEERLMRIRAQERAEVAAHVHDSVLHTLTLIQRNADEPGEVRRLARAQERELRAWLYNPEGTGKEEADEPATLADAVKRTAAEVEDYHGVPIEVVVVGDCPLDDRLAAQMQAAREAMVNAAKYGGDGGAVQVFAEVDGRTVFLSVRDRGPGFDLDAVPDDRMGVRESIIGRMQRHGGTARLRAVPDGGTEVELEMERAD from the coding sequence ATGCCGGCCGCCCCGCCCCGCTCCGCCCCGCCCTCGTACTCCCGCGCCCCCGCGCCGGAGGACCAGCCGACGCGCAAGCTCTACCGCAGCGCCGACGGCCGGCTCCTCGGCGGCGTGGCCCGCGGGCTGGCCGGGCACATGGGGCTGCCCGTCGTGTGGGTACGGCTCGTCTTCCTCGGCCTCTTCTTCGCCGAGGGACTCGGCGCGCTCCTGTACGCGGTCTTCTGGATCGTCGTCCCGCTCGGCGTCGGCGGCACCACGACCGGGCCGCGCTCGCTCTTCGAGACCAGCCCCGACGGCCGGCGCCGGCTCCGCAAGCCCGACAAGGGGCAGGTCTTCGCGCTGGTCGCCCTGGTGATCGGCGCCGCGGTGTTCGTCGGCAACGTCAACCTGGGCCGCAACCACGCCGACCGCTACATCTGGCCCACCCTCCTGATCGGCGCGGGCGTCGTCCTGGTCTGGCGCCAGGCCGACAACGCGCGCCGGGCGCGCTGGACCGACGTCGGCCGCCGCCGCAGGCTGCTCCAACTGGCCCGCGGCTTCGCGGGCGTGGCCCTGGTCGGTCTCGGCCTGGCCGTCTTCATGGTGGTCAGGGGCGCGGCCGCCCAGCTCGGCAACGTCCTCACCGGCGCGATCGCCGTCGTCGCCGGGGTCGCGCTGCTCATGGGGCCCTGGCTCGTCCGGATGACCCAGGACCTCTCCGAGGAGCGGCTCATGCGGATCCGCGCCCAGGAGCGCGCCGAGGTCGCCGCGCACGTCCACGACTCCGTCCTGCACACCCTCACCCTGATCCAGCGCAACGCGGACGAGCCCGGCGAGGTCCGCAGGCTCGCCCGCGCCCAGGAACGCGAGCTGCGCGCCTGGCTCTACAACCCGGAGGGCACGGGCAAGGAGGAGGCGGACGAACCGGCCACCCTCGCCGACGCGGTCAAGCGGACCGCGGCGGAGGTGGAGGACTACCACGGGGTGCCGATCGAGGTGGTCGTCGTCGGCGACTGCCCGCTCGACGACCGGCTGGCCGCGCAGATGCAGGCCGCGCGCGAGGCCATGGTCAACGCCGCGAAGTACGGGGGCGACGGCGGGGCGGTGCAGGTCTTCGCCGAGGTCGACGGGCGCACGGTCTTCCTCTCCGTACGGGACCGGGGGCCCGGCTTCGACCTGGACGCGGTCCCGGACGACCGGATGGGCGTGCGGGAGTCGATCATCGGGCGGATGCAGCGCCACGGGGGGACGGCGCGGCTGCGGGCGGTGCCGGACGGGGGCACGGAGGTCGAGCTGGAGATGGAACGGGCGGACTGA
- a CDS encoding C40 family peptidase: MPILASHRKSRGTGGVRSSSPAVGLTTAALASVTLLSAQSADAAPAVSQPSVEDVQKKVDALYRQAGSATRQNAQAKEPAKTAKPPRGARSKEAAETGRETRVAEPAPRPQPRRAAPLQGDAIRPAAATTFATGPQVPRPAPARPAPTQLVPQQPAPQRPVSSPLVPQQLVPQPLVPPQPTRAPRVVPAQGPVPASAPVAAPAAQGAEPQAALRLSKLTVQEKLSTTRALLSRLVQEKTAQAQAQAEARALAEAQAQALAAQAQLDAQALSDAQAQLDAQARAEAEAQAQAAQEQALAAQQAQTPLQPTPAPAVTPAPVPTPTPTPAPAPDSTYATKAAKVLAFARAQIGKPYVSGATGPSSYDSTGLTQTAWRVAGVDLPRTTWEQVSAGTNITTQDLLPGDLVFFYDDISHVGIYTGDGMMIHAPEPGANVREESIYYLPIHGSVRPA, encoded by the coding sequence ATGCCGATCTTGGCATCGCATCGCAAGTCCCGCGGCACCGGCGGAGTCCGTTCCAGCTCCCCCGCCGTCGGGCTCACCACGGCGGCGCTCGCCTCCGTCACGCTCCTCTCGGCCCAGAGCGCCGATGCCGCGCCCGCCGTGTCGCAGCCGTCCGTGGAGGACGTGCAGAAGAAGGTCGACGCGCTGTACCGCCAGGCGGGCAGCGCGACGCGGCAGAACGCGCAGGCCAAGGAGCCGGCGAAGACCGCGAAACCGCCCAGGGGCGCGCGGTCCAAGGAAGCGGCGGAGACCGGCCGGGAGACCCGGGTCGCGGAGCCGGCGCCGCGCCCGCAGCCGCGCCGCGCGGCGCCCCTCCAGGGGGACGCGATACGGCCGGCCGCGGCGACCACCTTCGCCACCGGCCCCCAGGTCCCCCGGCCCGCGCCCGCCCGCCCCGCGCCCACCCAGCTGGTCCCGCAGCAGCCGGCACCGCAGCGGCCCGTCTCCTCGCCGCTCGTCCCGCAGCAACTCGTCCCGCAGCCGCTCGTCCCGCCGCAGCCGACGCGCGCGCCCCGGGTCGTGCCGGCCCAGGGCCCGGTCCCGGCCTCGGCCCCCGTCGCGGCTCCCGCCGCGCAGGGCGCGGAGCCCCAGGCGGCCCTGCGCCTCAGCAAGTTGACGGTCCAGGAGAAGCTGTCCACGACCAGGGCGCTGCTGTCGCGGCTGGTCCAGGAGAAGACGGCACAGGCACAGGCGCAGGCCGAAGCACGGGCGTTGGCCGAGGCCCAGGCCCAAGCCCTCGCGGCCCAGGCCCAATTGGACGCTCAAGCCCTGTCGGACGCGCAGGCCCAATTGGACGCGCAGGCCCGCGCGGAGGCCGAGGCCCAGGCCCAGGCGGCCCAGGAACAGGCACTGGCCGCCCAGCAGGCACAGACCCCGCTCCAGCCGACCCCCGCCCCCGCCGTCACTCCCGCGCCCGTTCCTACCCCCACACCCACTCCTGCCCCCGCCCCCGACAGCACCTACGCCACCAAGGCCGCCAAGGTCCTGGCGTTCGCGCGCGCACAGATCGGCAAGCCGTACGTGTCCGGCGCCACCGGCCCCAGCTCGTACGACAGCACGGGCCTGACCCAGACCGCCTGGCGGGTGGCGGGCGTGGACCTGCCGCGTACCACCTGGGAGCAGGTGAGCGCGGGCACGAACATCACCACCCAGGACCTGCTGCCCGGCGACCTGGTCTTCTTCTACGACGACATCAGCCACGTCGGGATCTACACCGGCGACGGCATGATGATCCACGCCCCCGAGCCGGGCGCGAACGTCCGCGAGGAGTCGATCTACTACCTGCCGATCCACGGCAGCGTCCGCCCGGCCTGA
- a CDS encoding C40 family peptidase yields the protein MAAHRKHKQRPLTGPAGRTAATLALAGAATATAGASAGSAHAEPRLTAAQVKSKVDKLYEQAEAATERYNGAKEKADDARDALNELRDEATRRTERLNSSRAALGSIATAQYRAGGLTPTVQLALNSDPDTFLQAAALAERTAAHQSTTVTRIRKELATIAELRTRADDRLVDLKARQNEVAAQKATVQKRLTAAEDLLDTLTAQERARYAEQEAAGQDRAVPYAADGAARTAAVTRAARTATRPATQAPSSRAAAAVAFAYAAIGKPYVWGATGPGSFDCSGLTQAAWRAAGVALPRTTYTQINAGRRVSRAQLAPGDLVFFYSGISHVGIYIGDGKMIHAPRTGSTVRIAPLDQMPFAGATRPV from the coding sequence GTGGCAGCGCACCGGAAACACAAACAGCGCCCGCTCACCGGCCCCGCCGGTCGTACCGCCGCCACCCTCGCGCTGGCGGGCGCCGCGACCGCGACGGCCGGAGCGTCGGCCGGATCCGCCCACGCGGAACCGCGCCTGACGGCGGCTCAGGTCAAGTCGAAGGTCGACAAGCTCTACGAGCAGGCCGAGGCCGCGACCGAGCGGTACAACGGGGCGAAGGAGAAGGCCGACGACGCCCGTGACGCGCTGAACGAGCTGCGCGACGAGGCCACCCGGCGCACGGAGCGGCTCAACAGCTCGCGCGCGGCGCTCGGTTCGATCGCCACCGCGCAGTACCGGGCCGGCGGCCTCACCCCCACCGTCCAACTCGCCCTCAACTCGGACCCGGACACGTTCCTCCAGGCCGCCGCCCTCGCCGAACGGACCGCCGCGCACCAGTCCACGACGGTCACGCGGATCCGCAAGGAACTGGCGACGATCGCGGAGTTACGGACCCGGGCCGACGACCGGCTCGTGGACCTGAAGGCCCGTCAGAACGAGGTGGCCGCGCAGAAGGCCACCGTCCAGAAGCGGCTGACCGCCGCCGAGGACCTGTTGGACACGCTCACCGCCCAGGAGCGCGCCCGGTACGCCGAGCAGGAGGCGGCGGGCCAGGACCGCGCGGTCCCGTACGCCGCGGACGGGGCCGCGCGGACGGCGGCCGTCACCCGCGCCGCCCGCACCGCCACCCGCCCCGCCACGCAGGCGCCCAGCAGCCGCGCCGCCGCGGCCGTCGCCTTCGCGTACGCCGCGATCGGCAAGCCGTACGTGTGGGGCGCCACCGGCCCCGGCTCCTTCGACTGCTCCGGACTCACCCAGGCCGCCTGGCGCGCGGCCGGCGTCGCCCTCCCCCGGACCACGTACACCCAGATCAACGCGGGCCGGCGCGTCTCCCGCGCCCAGCTCGCCCCCGGTGACCTGGTGTTCTTCTACTCGGGCATCAGTCACGTCGGGATCTACATCGGCGACGGGAAGATGATCCACGCCCCCCGGACCGGCTCGACCGTCCGGATCGCCCCCCTCGACCAGATGCCCTTCGCGGGCGCCACCCGCCCGGTGTAG
- a CDS encoding PspC domain-containing protein — protein MTPPPSPPPPAPPAPPEASPAPPVTGAAPRLARTPRQKVFAGVCGGLGRYCDVDPVIFRIVVGVLSVTGGIGLIFYGFAWLLIPQEGEEENEGRRLLSGRVEGASLIAVLLALIGCGLFLSMVGNGGTLGFAAMLSVAVAGAGVWSQRRRAAAPDGGPLDAATAHAVGEAPPETKAPPSPGSPSWWRDPIVKDGTTGPIAGDYLWGPASAAETPWPPGAPGAPGEDTPPPSRRLGRPGPRAIGGAVFVIAMIAGGLGTGLSWHTQPLGTSLQIGLSAALAVLGIGLALSAFLGRTGVGTLFLAVVVGGLLAASASIPKDITTKWGRETWTPASYLAVESRYQLGSGVGTLDLGGLAVPAGRTVRTHAEVGAGRLKVVVPAGATVVVRAEAGLGDLRLPGQPPNDVDISPANQQKRTLAPRAGADPAGTIVLDVYVGFGQVEVTRAAS, from the coding sequence ATGACCCCGCCGCCGTCCCCGCCGCCCCCGGCGCCCCCCGCGCCTCCCGAGGCCTCTCCTGCCCCGCCCGTCACCGGGGCGGCGCCGCGTCTGGCGCGTACCCCCCGGCAGAAGGTGTTCGCCGGGGTCTGCGGCGGCCTCGGGCGGTACTGCGACGTCGATCCGGTGATCTTCCGGATCGTCGTGGGGGTGCTCTCGGTGACCGGCGGCATCGGTCTGATCTTCTACGGCTTCGCGTGGCTGCTGATCCCGCAGGAAGGCGAGGAGGAGAACGAGGGGCGCAGGCTGCTGTCGGGCCGGGTCGAGGGCGCCTCGCTGATCGCGGTGCTGCTCGCGCTGATCGGCTGCGGGCTGTTCCTGTCGATGGTGGGCAACGGGGGGACGCTCGGTTTCGCGGCGATGCTCTCGGTCGCGGTCGCCGGCGCCGGGGTGTGGTCGCAGCGCCGCCGGGCGGCCGCGCCGGACGGCGGTCCGCTGGACGCGGCGACGGCGCACGCGGTGGGGGAGGCGCCGCCCGAGACGAAGGCGCCGCCGTCGCCGGGCAGTCCGTCCTGGTGGCGGGACCCGATCGTGAAGGACGGCACCACGGGCCCGATCGCGGGCGACTACCTGTGGGGCCCGGCGAGCGCGGCCGAGACCCCCTGGCCGCCGGGGGCGCCGGGGGCGCCGGGCGAGGACACCCCGCCCCCGTCCCGGCGCCTCGGCCGGCCGGGTCCGCGGGCCATCGGCGGCGCGGTGTTCGTGATAGCGATGATCGCGGGCGGCCTCGGCACGGGCCTGTCCTGGCACACGCAGCCGCTCGGCACGAGCCTCCAGATCGGGCTGTCGGCGGCGCTCGCGGTCCTCGGGATCGGCCTCGCGCTGAGCGCGTTCCTGGGCCGTACGGGCGTGGGGACGCTGTTCCTCGCGGTGGTCGTGGGCGGGCTGCTCGCCGCGTCGGCCTCGATCCCCAAGGACATCACCACGAAGTGGGGCCGCGAGACGTGGACCCCGGCCTCGTACCTCGCCGTGGAATCCCGCTACCAGCTCGGGTCGGGGGTCGGGACGCTCGATCTGGGCGGCCTCGCCGTGCCGGCCGGGCGAACGGTCCGTACGCACGCGGAGGTCGGCGCGGGGCGGTTGAAGGTCGTCGTCCCCGCCGGGGCGACCGTGGTGGTGCGCGCCGAGGCGGGGCTCGGGGACCTCAGGCTGCCGGGGCAGCCGCCGAACGACGTGGACATCTCCCCCGCCAACCAGCAGAAACGCACCCTCGCGCCGCGTGCGGGCGCGGACCCGGCCGGCACGATCGTGCTGGACGTCTACGTCGGTTTCGGACAGGTGGAGGTGACCCGTGCCGCGTCATGA